The genomic stretch aatttgagtcggaacgtttgaacattgacgctacattgaatccttatttgagccttgcattttcttgacatttaatTGGcttgattatgtgcataatctacgagtttttgtttctctcttatctgaacgaatagacttgattcactaTTTctgcaagctacattacattctgaggttagagcttattaaactggtgacattcatgaccggtttcatttaggatgtgagtagtactctctttaagacatgtaacatcaatttgcataagcatgagtttagtcttcttaatacctgtatgcattcggtctgtggatggtgacacgtgttaggagaggcagacccccttatttcattctacccatgagcctcacatagccaaattgcctttttgtcctatcaactactttctataatacttcctaccctagctgagctagtaacgagtagttcttggaatgttttattgcaatatggttattttatctgatttcagaagatggtggaaagattgaagggaaagaaagaaaaaaaaaatgttgaattgaaaaaaaaaaaaaaaaaaagagaacgaaaagtgcgaaaaagaaaaaaaaagaaaaaaaaaaagcgaaaaaaaaagagacagaaaaattcaaaatgaaaaaaaaaatgagaattgcacaatgtttcacactcccatgccttatttatattttatggggagttgacgatttttggtgttttgtgagtttagtgcataattttgcaccgctTTATCTTGCTGTTataagtacgaagttgggatgcagtctatatttggatccgttgttgctagcctggctattaaccccacatatccaaattcattttagccccttcttacccattacctcactaacccaaatgtaagccctcggcacgtgtcttggtcattagtatggttggaatgcatatgtacggttgtagagactttattcatgttaactgcatgcatgttcttataagtcgagttaggtgagtgtctgattctttcctatctttcacatatatactcacatGTGCCtgtttttgagtgacgagcgacccgtgagagtccgacatctttgagtcttgcaaggtcgacggttcagtaagctttaaacattaatttaactcgtttgcacttttcagttgccattttgtcattttgttgcattaaactggttctagtggatgatttgtagctgatgcgttggtcccgttccattgttcacccttagttgcattcatatttgcttggggacaagcaaaggtttggtttggggagatttgatacgtgcctaatgtatagtctttttagcctatttcagcacgtatttctatgctttttatgtagcatctggctacaaatacccccgaatattctactttggtccgtttgttgtaaattgcaggaattgactgaagaggagctaaatcgagccttaattgtcccaattgtatgcattcatggaaaataaggagctggagcttggacaTTTAACAttcggaagacgcgtgagctgagttcgggaagcaattcaagtcctaacatgcctatatagctcgatcgagtagtctcatcgctcgatcgaatgctctacacactcaagactggtcgatcgactagtttaaaggggtcgatcgaggaagttctgcaagcagtgctcgatcgagaggttgttctagctcgatcgagtaatctttctactcgatcgaggggttttcgtgtgcttttagcttatttccgcctaatcttttatgggcttttgtaattagtccatagattaggtttaaggtgATTTTTCAAGATAAGGcgaggagaacatcacgttactcccaTCTCCTCACTACGTACATTTCGATTGCTACTTCtatcactgttctttggatttttattctctacatttgttactcggattcggtattatcgatctaagtttatttcttaatcgtatttactgcttttaaatcctttttctctttgctttataattgttcaatcgtTTCCCCCTAGTATTATCaccatgcttagttttaattatttagttatggtaattgttaatccgacgattatgagtagctaaatttcccttgctaagactataggggatccatgatttgaaggaagagtaatcgatttactaggttaatgccagtactgtctttgttgtttaagtgctacaaataattgtaattgcctaattgagtcgacgcaattagacccttattcttagtggaccttgacctggaccgaaaggttggaagaggcagactagtagcgaacaatagagtattgcagcgagggcgaaagttaaactgtttacactttagggtgaattaaggaccgaaaggtgacattcgctaccccttagaccgaactgcattgacctgggacctagattactcgaccagatgattatggtgaaccgtttgtcttagctattctcctttatctgttaaaccccttccttttatttctcttttccttattctcttagtttagaaatcacattttataaacccccaaattggttacttggAGGAACTTAAGtttagccgacaaattcctacctctctgtggattcgacccgacttccctagctatattagttagagccagttggttatttttgacaggtacgcgacagacgtgtcaacggTACCTGAACCATCTATAGAAAAAATACCTTCAACCCCCGCCTGCCTTTTCTCGGTTCCCTCTCGCAGTAGCATCAATGTTAATAGCAACCCAGCCATCCACTCAAACGTGGATACCGTCTGACAAAGCTTTCCTTATAGTGTATAATATTATGGACAACGAAAAAAAATCCTTGCTCCAAGCTTTCTTAATAATGGCAAGGGTTTGGGGTGCAATAGACTTGTCAATGCTAATTTTTTTGGCATTTGCTATTTGCTATTAATAAATTGGGTACTCCAAACTGGAGAAAATATTTTGGTATTTGCTATTTGCTATTAATAACACGAATGATTCAAAAGAGTAATGAAACAAAATTAGAAACTGTTAACTTAAAAGAAAATTCACTTGTTATAACCAAAGAAAATAGAAATTATTACCCAAATACTCTGAATACATAACTCCAAATACAGATAAAACCAACATAATTGAGATTAAACATGAAGATAAGACTTACATCTAGAATTTTAAGCTTGAGTGTCCTAAAGCAAATGTTGTACGAGGCTTCATTATCAAGAACCATACACTCATCAGCATTTTCCACAAGCTGATGCACAAATAAGGTTGCATTATATGActcaacaacaatatcagaaacttTCAGTGACGGAAACAGAGGAAGTCAGCATCATCCTGTCCAGGTACTCCTCCCTTATCTTCGACATCAGTAGTGTTCCCATCCCGAAACCTGTCCCGCCTCCCAATGAATGACAGACTAAGGTTTTTTTCCCCAATTATACTTCGATTCCTAAACAAGATCAACTGAAGAAGCCAAAAAAAGCCTTATTTAATGTAACCAGTTTTGAGTTCAGGACTCGATATACTGGTAACAAATGAGATGTTTCCAATAAACACTAAAATGATTCAGTCATAACACCAGAATCAGTAACAGTAAGTGACTACATCGAATTATCATCATCTAAAATGAtgaatataaaccctaattatctTCAATGAAACAAAAATAGAGATTAAATTGATGAATATACACCCCAATTTCGAATAACTCAACTAATTTAATTGATGAATTGAAAAATCGAAAACACATAAAAAATATAAACCTTaatttcacaaaaacaaaaattaatttCAGGTCTTTACCTCGTCGAATCTAGATCGTCCATTGACGAAGGAGGCAAAACGGGGATGGATTCACATAGTCTCGAATGCAACCGAGGTGAGAGAAAGAAAGATTACTAGCAACGAGGACGCGCGAGAATGATGTTCGATCAGAGGGAAAAAATATTGTGCTGCGTGTTTCGATTTGTGCTGTGTGTTTCGATTAgagagaaaaaagaagaagactGGAATGAAAATTGTTAAACGACGGGGGATTGGAGATTTTGAGGGTGTGGGAATTAGTTTAGTTAATCTCGAccctttattttcttttatttccttaAGATCTGATGATTGTGAGAGGTTatcacagttctcattatactagtgaGAACCTCTAAAGCATCTAAGGACCGCTGGATCAGACATAATTTCAACGAAAGAGATTTGTCAGGGTCATATAATATTTTAGACGTTCTCCATCGTTACATATTACAAACCACACAATcgtctctcttctctctctctctttctcctcATTCATCACCGCACTTCTTCATCTTCTCCATTGCCGACCACCgcgtttctccttcttcactgtCATCGACCACTGCGCTCTCCTTCTTTGGTGTCATCGACCATCATCATACTCCTCCTTCACCGCCATTGACGAAGGTaagtttcatgtttaaatttatTCAATTTCGTAATTAGAAGATATTATTTCCGTGTTATATCAATATATAGCACAatgattttatgtaaaatttcttTGATTGATTCGATTTTATCCTAAGTTGGTGTAATGTTGAATTAGTTTGATTGGAATAGCAGTAAAAGTAGGGTTCATAATTAGTACAATCTTGAATTACTTTGAGTGAAATATCATTCAATCTGTTTAACTAAAATAGTAGTATATTAGGCTTTTTTGTATGCTTTTATCCTTGATGTTCTTAGGGATATGGCCAGGTATTAGGGATTACCTTGAAAGACGGACCATTTTCTTCAACATACTTATCTGAATTACTCAATTATAATTTTGTGATTTCTGCAATAAGCCTATAACTTGTGATTTCTGCAGCGGTACTCGTTTGAATTGcttcatttatttttatgctaTAAGTTTAGGGATAGGGCAGAAGGTTGACGTTGGGGTTCTGACCAATTTGTGTACTTTTTAGCCGTGAGTTCACACACCGAGTTAAGTCAGTGTCAATGGCCAAATTTACGCCAGAAGAAATTGCTGCTCTTCAGGCTGGAGGAAATGGGGTTTGCTGACAGTATATTATAGTCACTAACTCGGCAATATTTAATTTTCATTGATCATGCGAGGTTTCTcaaataatgattttgttgcttaCTGTACTTTCAGCGTGCAAAAGAAGTTTTCTTCAAAGAATGGGACTCTCAGCATCTAAAGGCTCCTGATAGCAGGTTAGATctgttttttctttgttttcagtTTTATAAGCGCTTACATTGCTGCCTTCTTAGGATGTAGTAGTCTCGTTTGTTTGCGAGTACCTATTGCTGGCATTTAAACGCAATTTTGTGGCTTTTCTAAGTTTCCGTTCTCTGCTGCTTTATGGGGATGACCTTCTTTCTCTGATAATAGTCTAATTCTGTGGCAAAATAAAAGGAGAAGACAAGTGTGTTGTAGAGATGGTGAAAATAAGTTTGTCTTTTCCTTCACAATAGTTTAGTTGTTGAATTGTCTTGTTTATTGCCATTTTTTTCTAGCAATGGGGACAAGCTACGCACCTTTATCAAACATGTCTATGTAGACAGAAGATATACTGGTGAAAGAGGCATTGACAAACCTCCACGGTCGAAAATGGTTAGTTCATCTGAACCATTAACCTTTCATTCTACTTGTATGCTTGCATGACAGTGGCGCTCATCTTTAGCTAGTCTCCTTAGCCTAAACATTTTACTATATTTCAGGGTGACAAAGAAGAACCAAATGAAAACAGGAGGCAATCAGACCCACATCAGAGTAGTTCTCGAAGTTCAGTGAAAGATAAAGAACGTCGTTATAGTGACAGGCCAAGTCCCATTCATGATGTGAGAAGAAGCACTGCATCTGATAAAGACAATCAGAGGTACAGTGAGTATGGGAGAAATCCTGTGACTCCCGTCCGTTCTGCCTGTGTTATTATTTTTTGAGATCTTCAAGTCCTTCTAATTTTAAATGTTCTGCCTGTGTAAATGTGTAATAGGTTGTAAAAGGTTTGCATTATCTTCATCACTAGAAGCATGTTAGTCACAGAGATTTAAAGCCTTCAAATTTGCTGATAAATCATTTAGGAGAAGTGAAAATTACTGATTTTGGTGTTAGTGCAATTGTTGTTAGTACCTCTGCTCAAGCTAATACAAATGTCGGGACCTACTATTGTATGGGCgtaagttttttttctttttttttaaggaTATTGTGATTTATTTATTTCTGGGATTGGCATTTACATGCTAATTCATTTTGTTTAATTGAGATACTGACTGTTGCTTGTGATTGGTATAGCTGATATTTTGTGGTCAATGCAAATCTGCAGCCCGAGAGATTCAGTGAAGAGACCTATGGAGCTAGAAGCGACATTTGGAGTTTGGGTATGGTCATGCTTGAATGTGCAActggaaaatttccatatgcAATATCAGATGATGGTTGGGCGGCAACCTATTTTTCAGTTATGCAAGCTATCATTGAACAGCCCCCACCTCGTGCTTCTCCGATCGATTTTTTCTGTttcaaataaaaatcaaattgGACAAGTTATAGGCTTATTGCAGGAATATAGCCATCAGTATTATTTGGCGTTTCTAATGAAATAGTCCTCTGACTCAAGCTTAATCTCTTCTTTCTTTGATGTtttacttattttgaaagccaattagctcaaatgggagagcattgtgcaatgcacaagatgtgggttcgactcccatattggccatgaaataccaaatctttcttttacTCTTAAGAATGAAAAATAGTGTAACTGGTAATCCCATTTAATTCAAGTATGCCATGTATGGTAATAGTTTTGGTATATATGTTAGTCTTTGAAATGCTTGTATTGAACTCCTGATAATTGCAAAGCTATTTCACGAGCTCGATCATTGCCATTGTTGCTGCTCGCTTGAGTCCAATCAAGGTCTGCGCGCCATTCTTCGAATATGATTATAGCCTCCTAAATAATTGTACTGTATTGCTTGTATCATGACACATTCCTCTCTTTGGATTTGcaatttaataggctatatgagactcgaacccatatctttgtgcaaaatttgcacattgctctaccattaagctaatagcctttaaaatacgctAAACAAATACGAATACGAAATAACTGACATAAGTACTCGAAATGTTTCTCACATATTAGTAAGATATGTAATAGATACACTAAAATGCCTTGTAATTACAAAAAAATGCCGGTAAACACATTAAATATCCTCCATGgtcatttcccttatttcatgtacatagaaccttatttcatgcacatagaaccttatttcatgcacatagaaccttttcATGCCATAGAAAATTAAcgtccttaaccaacagtaattagtatcatattataaccaactgatgcagctgaagaactttttaatgcacatagaacctttttttcatgcacatataatcttatttcatgcccatataaaattaTTGTCTTTAACCAAcactaattagtatcataatataaccaactaatGCAACTGAAGAAGTtcttaatgcacatagaaccttatttcatgcacatagaaccttatttcatacacatataaaattaacgtcATTTACCCACAGTAATTAGTATCACAATATAAACAACTGACGCTACTGAAAAACTTTTTAATGctcatagaaccttatttcatgcacatagaaccttatttcatgcacatataaaattaacgtcctttaccaacagtaattagtatcacaATATAAACAACTGACGTTACTGAAAAACTTTTTaatgcatatagaaccttatttcatgcacatagtaccttatttcatgcacatataacttAGTTTTCCAGGTGAAAAAGTATTCTGTCATTTGATCCATTCCAAAACCCCGACGAAAGATTATGTACTGCAATAGTGCAATTAACAGAATGCGCAAATGAAAtttaagagaaataaaggaagaatgCTGTATAATGCACGATTCCAACATCAAGTCTCGGACTAATATTTAACACCAAGGTTGGGTGTACACAACCTCGTCGTTGTGCTGAAACAAAATGGATGGTTGTTTCTATGACACATGATGATATTTGCATCAAGAAGTGCAAATTTTCTATTGAATGTTTAGTCAAGTCCGATATTTACCTTTACAACCTAATGCCTCACTAAGATTTTCCCTACAAAGTGTACAGGATGCAGCAGTGTAAGAATGCGTTTGGTGGCGGATGTTCAGATATCTATGACATGTGTAATGCTATTGCGATTGTCTCTTTCACCCTTAAAAACTTTTGGGATCACTTAGAATGACTTGTGTTCAACCTTTAAAACAAATAAAACCAGCGTATGTCATTCAGAAACTAAAAAAATGAGATTAGACAGAAAATTCACTTGAGCATGAAGAAGATGAAATTTTAAAGGTGAAAGTGGTGATAAACAATCCGCTGGCACGTGAATAATTAACGAACTACTCCATACTTACTACCTAATTTGCATTTCAGGGTTAGAAGGGATATAAATGATGATAGAATAATTGTAGATGGTGATTATGACCATGAAAGTATATTAAAGCTTATGAACCAAGTATTTGGAGCATTGGACCCTGGATCGCAACAAAGTAGCTCATAAGTTTACCTGATCAGCAAAGTCCGGAAGGTCATCGCGAGGATTCTTAGCGAAATATCGTCTTAGAAGCAGTGAGTCAAGCTGCAATGAAGTAAAAGGAGTTGAAGATGACAATTAGAAAGCGTGAAGGGTACAAAACGGCGGATTAAGAATTTCTTCAGTCATGCAGAGTAATCCGAAGAGAGAAATGCAATCTTTCAGATTTTTTCAATCATACTGTTAAGTGTTAAATAAAATCATACGGGAAAGTGGCATGGAGTCAATTGGGCTTAGTTGCACACAAACATTGAAGTCAATTTGCACATATTGAAAATTTTGGGTCAAATTGCAAATAGTTGCCACTTTCGCCCAGGCGGGCGATTGGGGTTTTCAGCTATACATAAAACTGACGTAAACAAGTAAAAGCCTCAGATCACTAAAACAGCTTTCTCTGTGTTGCTACACAAGGGTAAGGTAGCGTACATCTAACCCCCTTACCCCACATTTTGCAGGGTCCATTGAGGCAGTAGGGTAATGATGTTGTTGTAAACATGTAAAATGACAAACCTTAGCTTCATCAACTATGATAGGGAGATTTACACAATATGTCCCAGATATAGCTATGTCCATCTCCTGATCAGATACTAACTTGAAATTGCTCTTCTCCATCATCTAGAAAGACAGAAAGGGGAAAATGGTGCTATCAGGAAACGAACATGATTTTTAGGTATCTTAGATTCTTAGCACAACAATCAAGCACGACATGGTATACACGATGGTACGACTAAGGTATCCATGATGGTAACACTATA from Silene latifolia isolate original U9 population chromosome 5, ASM4854445v1, whole genome shotgun sequence encodes the following:
- the LOC141655210 gene encoding uncharacterized protein LOC141655210 produces the protein MMEKSNFKLVSDQEMDIAISGTYCVNLPIIVDEAKLDSLLLRRYFAKNPRDDLPDFADQYIIFRRGFGMDQMTEYFFTWKTKLYVHEIRYYVHEIRFYMH